The Blastopirellula sediminis sequence TTCGCATGAAAAAAGGCCGCCGCGAAATCGTTCGCGGCGGCCTTATTGATTTTGGCGTTAGAGCTTCGCCGACTTACGCGTCGGCTTCTTTGCTGGCTGCGCCGTTCGACTTGGCCAGGCTTTCCGGGCCGTCGTCGACGTAGCGGATCAGCGCTTCGGGGAGCTCGACGCCGCCGATGTCTTTGAGGACCTGCATCATCGGAGGCAAGGTCTTCGACATGCCGGAGAGCCAATCGGCGGTGCTGCTGCGGCCATCCTTGCCATTGCCGCCACCTTCCCAGACGACCACCTTGTCGAACTTGATGTTCGAGATCGCCTTGGCGGACGATTCGGCCAGGTTGTCGAGGTGTTCGAGCAGGAGCATCTGGAACGCTTCCTTCGAGCTGCCGCACGCTTCGACGATCTGCTTGAGACCTTCACCCTTCTTGGCCAGCTTTTCGTATTCACCGCGAGCTTCCGCTTCCAACTTGGCGTAGATCGCATCGGCGTCGGCCTGGGCCAGGATGCGACGCTTGGCCGCTTCGGCCGCCGCGTCGACTTCCATCTTCGCCTTTTCGGCCTTGGCCGGAGCTTCGAGCAACGCACGCTTTTCGGCTTCCACACGTTCCGCTTCGGCGAGCGCGGCCTTGGCCATCGCGCGGTTTTGGGCTTCGAGAACCGCCGCTTCCGCTTCTTTCTTGCGGGTTTCGCCGACCTGGTACGCTTCGGCTCGCTTCACCGCGAGGGCCGCTTGCGACGCGGCGATCTTGGCGTTCGAGAGGTTTTCCCCTTCGATCGCAGTCGCGTCGGCTTCGGCGATCCGAACGCGCTTTTCCCGCTCGGCGTCTTTCACCCGCGCTTCCCGTTCGTATTCGGCGGTGCGTTCGCCGATCGTTTGTTCTTTCTGCATTTCCGCGACGCGAATCGCCTGATCGCGTTCCGCTTCGCGGGTACCGATGATCTGTTCCTTCTGGGCGAGGGCAACCGAGATCAACTTCGCCTTGTCGGCTTCGGCGACGCGGATTTCGCCCATCTTCAAGTTTTCGGCGACGTCGCCGCGGGCATTTTGAATCGCGAGCGAGGCGGCCTTCTGACCGATCGCGTCGATGTAGCCTGACTCGTCGGTGATGTCGGTAATGTTGACGTTGATCAGGATCAAACCGATCTTGTTCAGTTCCGGTTCAAGCGACGATTGAATGTGTTCGAGCAGCTTGTCGCGGTCGCGGTTAATTTCTTCAATCTGCATCGACGCGATCACCTGGCGGAGCTGGCCGAAGATCAATTCTTCGGCTTGCTTGCGAATTTCGCCGACGGTCAAGCCGAGCAGACGAACCGCGGCGTTGTCCATAACGCCTGGCGAAGTGCCGATGGCGACGGTGAAGCAGCTCGGCACGTTGACGCGGATGTTTTCCGACGACAAGGCGCCGCGGAGCGGAATGTCGATCTGGATCGGTTCCAAGCTGAGATAGGCGTAGTCCTGAATCAGCGGAACGACGAGCGAAGCGCCGCCGTGAATCGTTTTCGCGGCGGTTCCTTTGCCAGTGCGACCGTAGATGACCAACACGCGGTTCGACGGACAGCGTTTGTACTGCTTCGCGATGAAAATCATCATCGAGAAGAGGAACATGACGAAGATGCCGACGCCGACGAGCGTCCAGAACATCGTCGAACTGGGGAACTGGCCTAATACCAGCGGAATGTGAGTTAGCATGACGGTCGATCCAATCTGATGGGTGTGAACTTCGTGCCTTAGTAGATGTACGTTGTGCTAAGCGGCGCGCAATCCGATCCCCACGGAAATCGTTCGCGCCAAAGGGCCGTCTGAGCCGATTGTTCCAGCTGCGCCGCCTATGCCGACAAGCGGGCTACTTCCAGGGTCGAGTCGTCGATGACGCGGACCACCCGAACCGAGGTTCCGGTCGCCAGCTTTTCCGTTTCGGAAGTCATCGCCGCGTATTCGACGATCTGGTTATTCAGTTGCATCTGGATCTTGCCTTGGCCCCCGTTTTCTCCGGGGATCGGCACATAGACCTTGGCGGCCTGACCGACGGCGTCGCTGATTTTGGTCGTGCCGTCGACGCCCAACTTGTAGATGAACAACATCAGCCAATGGACGACATACATCGCCGCGATTCCAAAAACAATTGCGACGACCAGCGAAGCGGCGTCGCCGATGTTGGCCGACTCGGCAGCGAGTCCGGCGATGCCGAAGAAGGCGATCGCGGCGACGATCGTCTTGAACGAGAGGACGCCGAAAAGCCAGGTCGAGTGATGTGCCGTCGCGGAGAAGTCGGTGTCATCCGGCAGGTCGAGATCGTCAGGAATGTCCCCTTCCAATTCGAGCGCTTCGCCGCCGATTCCAATCAGCGTTAGCAGGAACTGAATGACGAAAATCGAACCGCCCAAGACGGCGCAAATCAAAAACATGGTGCTCATTTTCCGCCCCTTTCATGAGGAACGAATCTGGTGATGCTTGATAGTCACCTGATATTCGTTTTGGCGGGCCGAATATTGCGGCAATTCCTGTCCGCGGCAGACCCCCCGTATCTTGGGTTTCTCGCCAGCGGTTGTCAAACCAAACGAGCGGGAAATGCCGAATATTCGGGAGATACCGGGACCGTAGAGGGGGAGCCTAAGCCGTTAAAGGTTAGCCCCGAAAGGTTCCCTTTCGGGCGAGTCTACTGGGCGCCATGGCCACGGCTTTGCGTGGCCATGGCGCCCGCGAGATCAGTTGGAACTATTCCGCGTTCGGCGGGGACTGGTCCGAATCGGAGCGACCGAAGCAAAAGCGACTCGCGGCGATAATCATGTTGACGAGGAACATGAAGAAGTCGAAGACGAGCTCAAACAGGCGTTCGACTTGTTCGATCAGAAATTCGTAGCGCATCGCGGACTCGTCGCGTTAGGCCGGGGGATCGTCCCCGGATCGATTCCGCCGCAAGTTGTCGGCGATTTCGGCGGCCCCTTCGACGGTGGATGAAATCCCGTCAGGGACATCGATGTTCGGCAGTTCGGGAAGGAGGTTGGCGGCGAGTTCGAAGATCGCGCCAAGTACCAGAAATACGCCGCGAATCATCAGGCCAAAGAACTGGATCACCAGTTCGGCAAGTTCGAGCATAAACGTCTCCGCATCGGGTGGCGAAACGGGGTTCGCCGAGAGATTCGTCGCCGGGAGCGGAAGATTGGAGGTTGGCGAGATTTTTTTTCCAAGCGTCTGGTCAGGCGCCCAGTTCGTCTTCGGACGGCGGCGGAAAGGAAGGGCCGCGGGGGAAGTCGACGTCCGGCGAATCTTTTTCGATGGCGACGTCGTTGGATGCCGGCTTGGAGCGTGAGAAACTAATCGACAATATGAGATTAAATAGTAATTCGAAGATAGCTCCAACAATTATCGCGACCAATTGGACGAACGCTACGAAAAGTCCAATTACAGGTTCGATGAGCGCTTCGATCATCGTGCGATCTCCACCTCGCCTTGGAAAGTACTCGCCGAGAGGTTCGTCGCAGGGAGTCCAGTATTGGCCCCCCGCGACGTTTTTCTCTCTAAGTTACTTGCAAAGCGTCTTCGCGACTTCGACCAGAGTACGAACGCCGAAGCCGGAGGCTCCGCCGTCCATCCACGGCTTCGCTTTTTCGAGGAAGGCGGGGCCGGCGATGTCGATGTGGGTCCAGGGAGTTCCTTCGACGAACTCTTCCAGGAACTTCGCCGCGGTGATCGCGCCACCCCAGCGACCTTCGCCGACGTTCTTGATGTCGGCGACCTGGCTTTTGATCTGCTCGCCAAATTCCGAGAACATCGGCAGCGGCCACATCGGTTCTCCCATCCGCTTTGAGCACTCGAAGATCATGTCTTGCATCGGCTCGTCGTTGGTCATCAGGCCGGCGACATCGAGTCCGAGCGCCACGACGCAAGCGCCGGTCAAGGTCGCCAGGTCGATGATGCGGGTCGGCTTTTCTTCGAGCGCGACGTTCAGCACGTCGGCCAAGACCAAACGCCCTTCGGCGTCGGTGTTCAGCACTTCGATCGTCTTGCCGCTACGGGCGGTCAGCACGTCGCCGAGCTTGTAGCTATCGCCGGAGACCATGTTCTCGACCAGGCCGACCAGGGCGACGACGTTCAGCGGAAGCTGCAGCGCGGCGATCGCTTTGATCGCGCCGAGCACGGTCGCGGCGCCGGCCATATCGCACTTCATCGTCTTCATGCCGTCGCTCGGTTTCAGCGAGAGACCGCCGGAGTCGAAGGTGACCCCTTTGCCGACCAGCGCCAGCGGCGATTCGCCCAGCTTGCCGCCGCTGTAGCGAATGATCACCAGGCGAGGATCACGCGTCGAAGCTTGCGAGACGGCGAGCAACGACCCGCAGCGTTCGTCTTCCAGCTTCTTCTTGTCCCAGACTTCGATCGACAAGTTGTAGTCTTCGGCGACGACCGACGCTTCTTCGGCGAAGGTGGCCGGATAGATGTCGGCGGCGGGACGATTGACCAGGTTGCGAGTCAGATTGATCGCGTTGCCGTAAGCGGCGCCTTTTTCGATCGTCGCTTCATCGACGCCGTACCAGAAGATTTCTTCCGGCGTGGTGAGCGCTTTTTCTTTGCGGTAGAGATCTTGTCCCTGGACGCCGACGCAGAGCCCGGCGATCGCTTGTTCGGAAAGCTCTTTCGGCCAGAAGTCGTCGAGGAAGAAGCCGACCTTCTTCCGCTTCTTGCTGGCGACCAACCTGGCGGCGGTGGCGGCGGCGCCGTAGACCGTTTCGGCGCAGAGATCGGCTTTGGCGCCGAGACCGACGACGACCACTTCGATGGTCGGCACGCCGGCCGGGGCCAGGATGCGGGTCGTCTCGTACTTCTTTCCGGTGATTTCGCCGGCGGTTTTCAAACGCTCAATCGCGCCGCTGATCGCCGGGTCAAGCTGTTCGGCGGTCGGCGACAGTCCGTCGGAATAGGCGCCGACGATGATGGCGTCTCCGTCGAAGTCCTTGACCGATTGTTTCGTAGATTGAATCTTCATGTCGGCGTCTTTCTGAGCGTGAAAACAGAGCGGGAACCGAATTTCCTCCGCTCAGTTTAATGCGCTGCGTTGGCTCTTTACAGGAGCCCCCGGCTGTTAAGGCTGCGAATACGGGGTACGATTTTGGTCGGTTGTCGCTAGCGGCGCAATTCCGGTCGAATTGGTAATAGTTTCGCAGCCTGTTTTCGGCCGATAGCTGAAAATCTCCCTTTCCTCCTTTTTTTGCTCCTTCGCCAACATGGGTTATCGAAATCTCCGGCAATGCGTCGAGGACCTGCGCAAGCATGGTCGCTTGATCCAGATCGACGACTGCATCGACGCACGCTTGGAAG is a genomic window containing:
- a CDS encoding flotillin family protein, whose translation is MLTHIPLVLGQFPSSTMFWTLVGVGIFVMFLFSMMIFIAKQYKRCPSNRVLVIYGRTGKGTAAKTIHGGASLVVPLIQDYAYLSLEPIQIDIPLRGALSSENIRVNVPSCFTVAIGTSPGVMDNAAVRLLGLTVGEIRKQAEELIFGQLRQVIASMQIEEINRDRDKLLEHIQSSLEPELNKIGLILINVNITDITDESGYIDAIGQKAASLAIQNARGDVAENLKMGEIRVAEADKAKLISVALAQKEQIIGTREAERDQAIRVAEMQKEQTIGERTAEYEREARVKDAEREKRVRIAEADATAIEGENLSNAKIAASQAALAVKRAEAYQVGETRKKEAEAAVLEAQNRAMAKAALAEAERVEAEKRALLEAPAKAEKAKMEVDAAAEAAKRRILAQADADAIYAKLEAEARGEYEKLAKKGEGLKQIVEACGSSKEAFQMLLLEHLDNLAESSAKAISNIKFDKVVVWEGGGNGKDGRSSTADWLSGMSKTLPPMMQVLKDIGGVELPEALIRYVDDGPESLAKSNGAASKEADA
- a CDS encoding leucyl aminopeptidase; translation: MKIQSTKQSVKDFDGDAIIVGAYSDGLSPTAEQLDPAISGAIERLKTAGEITGKKYETTRILAPAGVPTIEVVVVGLGAKADLCAETVYGAAATAARLVASKKRKKVGFFLDDFWPKELSEQAIAGLCVGVQGQDLYRKEKALTTPEEIFWYGVDEATIEKGAAYGNAINLTRNLVNRPAADIYPATFAEEASVVAEDYNLSIEVWDKKKLEDERCGSLLAVSQASTRDPRLVIIRYSGGKLGESPLALVGKGVTFDSGGLSLKPSDGMKTMKCDMAGAATVLGAIKAIAALQLPLNVVALVGLVENMVSGDSYKLGDVLTARSGKTIEVLNTDAEGRLVLADVLNVALEEKPTRIIDLATLTGACVVALGLDVAGLMTNDEPMQDMIFECSKRMGEPMWPLPMFSEFGEQIKSQVADIKNVGEGRWGGAITAAKFLEEFVEGTPWTHIDIAGPAFLEKAKPWMDGGASGFGVRTLVEVAKTLCK